In the genome of Lacerta agilis isolate rLacAgi1 chromosome 2, rLacAgi1.pri, whole genome shotgun sequence, one region contains:
- the ASF1B gene encoding histone chaperone ASF1B, which yields MARVSVLGVSLLENPSPFGHPLRFQVQFECGEALPHDLEWKIIYVGSAESEEYDQVLDSVLVGPVPAGRHMFVFEANAPNPDLIPESDAVGVTVILITCTYLGQEFIRIGYYVNNEYMDPELRENPPVKPDFSQLQRNILASNPRVTRFHINWDGPRDQMDNIENVDPEPDSFLPPSCAYIKGLVHSMGLQPENSMDCM from the exons ATGGCGCGGGTGTCTGTCCTGGGAGTTTCGTTGCTGGAGAACCCGAGCCCCTTCGGCCACCCGCTCCGCTTCCAGGTGCAATTCGAGTGCGGGGAGGCGTTGCCTCACG ATTTGGAGTGGAAGATCATCTATGTGGGCTCTGCAGAGAGTGAGGAATATGACCAAGTTCTTGACTCAGTGCTGGTGGGACCTGTTCCAGCTGGGAGGCATATGTTTGTGTTTGAA GCCAATGCCCCCAACCCTGATCTAATCCCTGAAAGTGATGCTGTGGGAGTTACAGTAATACTTATCACTTGTACCTATCTGGGCCAAGAATTCATCCGCATTGGATACTATGTCAACAATGAATATATGGATCCTGAGTTAAGGGAGAACCCACCCGTCAAGCCAGACTTCTCCCAG CTGCAGAGGAATATCCTGGCATCGAACCCCAGAGTCACCCGTTTCCACATCAATTGGGATGGTCCTAGAGACCAGATGGACAATATTGAAAATGTAGACCCAGAACCTGATAGCTTCCTGCCTCCTAGCTGTGCCTACATCAAAGGGTTGGTCCATTCCATGGGTCTGCAACCAGAGAATTCCATGGACTGTATGTGA